From one Anaerolineae bacterium genomic stretch:
- a CDS encoding S8 family serine peptidase, which yields MSAVSASDAGMAKVHPKLRARLATAAADEEFHIILRVKNGVDITRYLREPLIRPFSDDGFTTVYGYVKAGVLPKLANNPAVNVILPFEPVVEPPIYRDPDAPAKPLGREAVQAKLAEIAAGKTKAKPEGSDVGAAGWHDILDNHKSKAAWEKGFTGEGIRVAVVDSGIDFAHPDLMGTWAVQPFGDYEGWPIMIDTYSLLLKAYDYYLGYDFVASGMTWYVDTTTTITEADPTYQPIGASEPHTYTLTGTSLSGVYRIGSHPDDSLRQWWWGERVAVLLVDEHEPGVYDTVYVDLDDDYDFTNEKPCTKEDPVSYRDLDGDGFADVSGGLIYWIADGEHTVPFGWLWGFEPDPAGSLVAFFLNDPLMGGGDHGTLCASAVAGQGVVDGGAPPYKPAGDGTPFTGMVVGGGRDVALVGAGDFYTYGDATYDMYLCMVYGLDGSVRTGDEVHIASNSWGNSATDNDGWDYESRMMSTRQRLYNPNMSILVSTGNGAPGYGTITSPEDDSFIGVGASTQMGSTGWDSATTMDQITYGDVTPWSGRGPTAQGNVGVKVVASGAYASGDIPLNEWGEGWTAWETWGGTSRAAPIAAGNLALVYDAFLQAHGRLPTWAEARAIFMSGATSTENDVVVQGAGRVNADRATDLAGGLYGVFATPDNWTVGDYRGDIFPGFAKVVFPGQTYTGEFTLTNPGTADVHATVSSDTLVKIGEMSFEWTSSPMDQEDAYNFNRPNYLLRDLSADVPEGTDLMIIRMAMPWDEFDPEGDYNAQTNQIWRMVIYDWTDVNGDGDLWTDLNGNGTVNCPGGWGSAGCEVDGGEYMRFAYLHSTSPTEMVTIHKPLERMHDGIWLGLQHSRRNASVPVTHLKFRVEFYRHMPWDVLGLGEEGAPEIEVHVPAGGEAAFTATVRIPADMPVGFYEGAILVSDPGDGAHEPHVTTIPVVFNVAAPSPNFVFGGPPASLHPYDNGRIFGAMDQGWRAETGDWRFYFFDVPDDLPAGTNFLVDTRWDNVPTDVDTIVLGPAPDQFTSDPEDRWYQPDYYGPYTLDYTGRSTNTNIGAGTWVFDTATGTQHEIVSAEGRAGLNAVLLHTVIFAGKDVSESIAGQVGTIRAQPSPIEIFTTQATGSLPVEVVSSLNLADLSVDGFGLSVPEVLTEQPISQDDPDDPCTASFTHDLTIEHGALLDVWTENTAHGSDIDLFVYYDANHDGVFDCPGERVGSSTTPTDQERVTINFPPDGAYRIQVHGWGISGASDVFDITVNAVQGRDLSVPAAPVGPFPADTPISFDLAWNVPSIEPGMEAYGMVLLGPSVAPGAVAIPVTFRTPETSMAVMPASAQFRVSETQSVDLEVTGAENLYAAEAHLTFDPRVVHVKSITQGDLLPAGSSTALLNFDNSLGKIDIAITLLAPAAPVSGDGTLVTIEFEGVGVGTSEVAFTSATFSDAEGHAQPVWLHDGAFTVLTNLGTVAGRITLQGRSDATGVVLTIDGITATVTDPAGNFVITDVPMGTRTLTASFDGYLDAAVQVDVLPEQEVTVPTGKLRGGDVNNDGIINAQDLAIVGSAFGTTPPSDPRADLNGDGTVNIFDLVLVGANFGATSPTPWQ from the coding sequence GTGAGCGCGGTCAGCGCCTCGGACGCCGGCATGGCCAAGGTGCATCCCAAACTGCGGGCCCGACTGGCCACTGCCGCGGCCGATGAGGAGTTCCACATCATCCTGCGGGTCAAGAACGGCGTGGATATCACCCGCTATCTGCGCGAGCCCCTGATCCGCCCCTTCTCCGACGATGGCTTCACCACCGTGTACGGCTACGTCAAGGCCGGCGTGCTCCCCAAGCTGGCCAACAACCCGGCGGTGAACGTCATCCTCCCCTTTGAGCCAGTAGTGGAGCCGCCGATCTATCGCGACCCGGATGCGCCGGCCAAGCCGCTGGGGCGCGAGGCGGTGCAGGCCAAACTGGCGGAGATCGCCGCCGGCAAGACCAAGGCCAAACCCGAGGGCAGTGACGTGGGCGCGGCCGGCTGGCACGACATCCTGGACAACCACAAGTCCAAGGCCGCCTGGGAGAAGGGATTCACCGGCGAGGGCATCCGCGTGGCCGTGGTGGACTCCGGCATCGACTTCGCCCACCCGGACCTGATGGGCACCTGGGCGGTACAGCCCTTCGGCGACTACGAAGGCTGGCCCATCATGATTGACACCTATTCCCTCCTCCTCAAGGCCTACGACTATTACCTGGGCTATGACTTCGTCGCCAGCGGCATGACCTGGTACGTGGATACCACCACGACCATCACCGAGGCGGACCCCACTTATCAGCCCATCGGCGCCTCCGAGCCGCACACCTATACCCTGACCGGCACCAGCCTGAGCGGGGTCTACCGTATCGGCTCTCATCCCGATGATTCCCTGCGCCAGTGGTGGTGGGGGGAGCGCGTCGCCGTCCTGCTGGTGGACGAGCATGAGCCGGGCGTCTACGACACGGTGTACGTGGACCTGGACGATGACTACGACTTCACCAACGAGAAGCCGTGCACCAAGGAAGACCCGGTCTCGTATCGGGACCTGGACGGCGATGGCTTTGCGGATGTCTCCGGCGGCCTGATCTACTGGATCGCCGACGGCGAGCATACCGTGCCCTTCGGCTGGCTGTGGGGCTTCGAGCCGGATCCCGCCGGCAGTCTGGTGGCCTTCTTCCTGAACGATCCCCTTATGGGCGGCGGCGATCACGGCACTCTGTGCGCTTCAGCGGTGGCCGGCCAGGGCGTGGTTGACGGCGGCGCGCCGCCGTACAAGCCGGCCGGCGACGGCACCCCATTCACCGGCATGGTGGTGGGCGGCGGCCGCGATGTGGCGCTGGTCGGCGCCGGTGACTTCTACACCTACGGCGACGCGACCTACGACATGTATCTGTGCATGGTGTACGGCCTGGATGGGAGCGTGCGCACCGGCGACGAGGTCCACATCGCCAGCAATAGCTGGGGGAACTCCGCCACAGACAACGACGGCTGGGATTACGAATCCCGCATGATGTCCACCCGCCAGCGCCTGTACAACCCCAACATGAGCATCCTGGTCTCCACTGGCAACGGCGCTCCGGGCTACGGCACCATTACCTCGCCGGAGGATGACTCCTTCATCGGCGTCGGCGCCTCCACCCAGATGGGCTCCACCGGCTGGGACTCTGCCACCACCATGGATCAGATCACCTACGGCGATGTCACGCCGTGGTCCGGCCGCGGCCCGACCGCACAGGGCAACGTGGGCGTGAAGGTGGTGGCCAGCGGCGCCTATGCCTCCGGCGATATCCCGCTCAACGAGTGGGGTGAGGGTTGGACGGCCTGGGAGACCTGGGGCGGCACCAGCCGCGCTGCTCCCATTGCCGCCGGCAACCTGGCCCTGGTGTACGATGCCTTCCTGCAGGCGCATGGCCGGCTGCCGACCTGGGCGGAGGCTCGCGCGATCTTTATGTCCGGCGCCACCTCCACGGAGAATGACGTGGTGGTGCAGGGCGCCGGCCGCGTGAACGCCGATCGCGCCACCGACCTGGCCGGCGGGCTGTACGGCGTCTTCGCCACCCCCGATAACTGGACGGTCGGCGATTACCGCGGCGACATCTTCCCCGGCTTCGCCAAGGTCGTCTTCCCCGGCCAGACCTACACGGGCGAGTTCACCCTGACCAACCCCGGCACTGCTGATGTCCATGCCACCGTCTCGTCCGATACGTTGGTCAAGATCGGCGAGATGAGCTTCGAATGGACATCCTCGCCCATGGATCAGGAGGATGCCTACAACTTCAACCGCCCGAACTACCTCCTGCGCGATCTGAGCGCGGATGTCCCCGAGGGTACCGACCTGATGATCATCCGCATGGCGATGCCGTGGGATGAGTTCGACCCCGAAGGGGATTACAACGCCCAGACCAACCAGATCTGGCGCATGGTGATCTACGACTGGACCGATGTCAATGGGGATGGGGACCTCTGGACCGACCTCAACGGCAACGGCACGGTGAACTGTCCGGGCGGCTGGGGCAGTGCCGGCTGTGAGGTGGACGGCGGCGAGTACATGCGCTTTGCCTACCTGCACAGCACCTCCCCGACCGAGATGGTGACCATCCACAAGCCGCTGGAACGCATGCATGACGGCATCTGGCTGGGTCTCCAGCACAGCCGGCGCAACGCCAGCGTGCCGGTCACCCATCTCAAATTCCGCGTCGAGTTCTACCGCCACATGCCGTGGGATGTGCTGGGCCTCGGCGAAGAGGGTGCCCCCGAGATCGAGGTGCACGTGCCCGCCGGCGGCGAGGCGGCCTTCACCGCCACCGTGCGCATCCCCGCCGATATGCCCGTCGGCTTCTACGAGGGCGCCATCCTGGTCTCCGACCCGGGCGACGGTGCGCATGAGCCGCATGTCACCACCATCCCCGTGGTCTTCAACGTAGCGGCTCCTTCGCCGAACTTCGTCTTCGGCGGCCCGCCGGCCTCGCTCCATCCGTATGACAACGGGCGCATCTTCGGCGCCATGGACCAGGGCTGGCGCGCTGAGACCGGCGATTGGCGCTTCTACTTCTTCGACGTGCCCGATGACCTGCCGGCCGGCACCAACTTCCTGGTGGACACCCGCTGGGACAACGTGCCCACCGACGTGGACACCATCGTGCTCGGCCCTGCACCCGACCAGTTCACCTCCGACCCGGAGGATCGCTGGTACCAGCCGGACTACTACGGCCCGTACACCCTGGACTACACTGGGCGCAGTACCAATACCAACATCGGCGCCGGCACCTGGGTGTTCGACACCGCCACCGGTACCCAGCATGAGATCGTCTCTGCGGAGGGCCGCGCCGGCCTGAACGCGGTGCTCCTGCACACCGTCATCTTCGCCGGCAAGGACGTCAGCGAGTCCATCGCCGGCCAAGTGGGCACCATCCGCGCCCAGCCGTCGCCCATCGAGATCTTCACCACCCAGGCAACGGGAAGCCTGCCCGTCGAGGTCGTCTCCTCCCTGAACCTGGCAGACCTGTCGGTGGACGGCTTTGGCCTGAGCGTGCCGGAGGTATTGACCGAACAGCCCATCAGCCAGGACGATCCGGACGATCCCTGCACCGCCAGCTTCACCCATGATCTGACCATCGAACACGGTGCCCTGCTGGACGTCTGGACGGAGAACACCGCCCACGGCAGTGACATTGACCTCTTTGTCTACTACGACGCCAACCACGACGGTGTCTTCGACTGTCCTGGCGAGCGGGTCGGCTCCTCCACCACGCCCACCGACCAGGAGCGGGTGACCATCAACTTCCCGCCCGACGGCGCGTACCGCATCCAGGTGCACGGCTGGGGCATCTCGGGCGCCAGCGACGTCTTTGACATCACGGTCAACGCCGTCCAGGGACGCGATCTCTCCGTGCCGGCGGCACCCGTCGGACCGTTCCCGGCCGACACCCCCATCTCCTTCGACCTGGCCTGGAACGTGCCGTCCATCGAGCCGGGCATGGAGGCCTACGGCATGGTCCTGCTTGGCCCCTCCGTGGCGCCAGGTGCGGTGGCCATCCCCGTCACCTTCAGGACGCCGGAGACCAGCATGGCCGTTATGCCGGCCAGCGCCCAGTTCCGCGTCAGCGAGACCCAGTCCGTGGACCTGGAGGTCACCGGTGCCGAGAACCTCTATGCCGCCGAAGCGCACCTGACCTTCGATCCTCGCGTGGTGCATGTGAAGTCGATCACCCAGGGCGATCTCCTGCCAGCCGGCAGCAGCACCGCACTGCTGAACTTTGACAACTCCCTGGGCAAGATCGACATCGCCATCACCCTGCTGGCGCCGGCCGCGCCGGTCAGCGGCGATGGCACCCTGGTCACCATCGAGTTCGAGGGCGTGGGCGTCGGCACCTCGGAGGTCGCCTTCACCAGCGCCACCTTCTCCGATGCGGAGGGCCATGCCCAGCCGGTCTGGCTGCACGATGGCGCCTTCACCGTGCTGACGAACCTGGGCACGGTCGCCGGCCGCATCACCCTGCAGGGGCGCAGCGATGCCACCGGCGTGGTGCTGACCATTGACGGCATCACCGCCACGGTCACCGATCCCGCCGGCAACTTCGTCATCACCGATGTGCCCATGGGCACCCGCACCCTCACCGCCTCCTTCGACGGCTACCTGGATGCCGCGGTGCAGGTGGACGTCCTGCCCGAACAGGAGGTCACTGTGCCCACGGGCAAACTGCGCGGTGGTGACGTCAACAACGACGGCATCATCAACGCTCAGGACCTGGCCATCGTCGGAAGCGCCTTCGGGACCACGCCGCCCAGCGACCCGCGGGCAGACCTGAACGGCGACGGCACGGTCAACATCTTCGACCTGGTGCTGGTGGGCGCGAACTTTGGCGCGACCTCACCGACACCTTGGCAGTGA
- the nuoK gene encoding NADH-quinone oxidoreductase subunit NuoK: MDAIRYLLILSAVLFTIGAAGVLLRRNALVIFMCIEIMLNAVNLTFIALSRQLQSLDGQIFVFMVMAVAAAEVAIGLGIIVSIFRHRATTDVDDVSLLKG; the protein is encoded by the coding sequence GTGGATGCCATCCGCTATCTGCTGATATTGAGCGCGGTGCTGTTTACCATTGGGGCGGCCGGCGTCCTCCTGCGGCGCAACGCCCTGGTCATCTTCATGTGCATCGAAATCATGCTCAACGCCGTCAACCTCACCTTTATCGCCCTTTCCCGCCAGTTGCAGTCGCTGGACGGCCAGATCTTCGTCTTCATGGTGATGGCGGTGGCGGCGGCTGAGGTGGCCATCGGCCTGGGCATTATCGTCTCTATCTTCCGCCACAGGGCCACTACCGATGTGGACGATGTTTCCCTGTTGAAGGGTTGA
- the nuoL gene encoding NADH-quinone oxidoreductase subunit L codes for MVAYAWLMLLFPLLGVLVNAFFGRRIGKRAVSWVACSAIGLSFLVALGVLVGVAGTKGIEQPLFTWIRAGNFRVEFSLLLDPLSALMAAVVTGVSFLIHIYSVGYMAEDPRYARYFTYLNLFVFAMLILVLANNYLMMYVGWEGVGLCSYLLIGFWFERKSAADAGKKAFIVNRVGDVGFALGIMLIFATFGSLQFSEVFRRAPGVLGPAVVTAITLLLFMGATGKSAQIPLYIWLPDAMEGPTPVSALIHAATMVTAGVYMVARNHVLFDMAPATMAVVASIGAATAFFAATMALVDKDLKRILAYSTISQLGYMFLAVGVGAYSAGMFHLTTHAFFKALLFLAAGSVMHALAGEINIMKLGGLREKLPTTYAVFAVGAAALAGVPLFSGFFSKDEILWRAFLRSPVLWLVGLVTALLTAVYIFRALFVTFWGKTRAEKKLWEHAHEAPAVMSVPMLILAVLAVVGGYIGLPRLSLVEGYLEPVLPAEHIAEAGALEWVLLAVSAVVALGGIALAYYLYVVRPEVPARLSRQYAPLYTLLSRKYYVDEFYMTAVVEPLRRVGRFIAELFDPQVIDGAVNGLARLAGVCGEGLGTLQTGRVRSYALSILVGVVIILGYFLLR; via the coding sequence ATGGTTGCGTATGCATGGTTGATGCTGTTGTTCCCCCTGCTGGGCGTGCTGGTGAACGCCTTTTTCGGCCGGCGCATAGGCAAGCGGGCCGTGAGCTGGGTGGCCTGCTCCGCCATCGGCCTGTCGTTCCTGGTGGCCCTGGGGGTGCTCGTGGGCGTCGCCGGCACCAAAGGGATCGAACAACCGCTGTTCACCTGGATCCGCGCCGGCAACTTCCGCGTGGAGTTCAGCCTTCTGCTGGACCCGCTGTCCGCCCTGATGGCGGCGGTGGTCACAGGCGTCAGCTTTCTCATCCATATCTATTCCGTGGGCTACATGGCCGAGGATCCCCGCTACGCCCGCTACTTCACCTATTTGAACCTGTTCGTCTTCGCCATGCTCATCCTGGTGCTGGCGAACAATTATCTGATGATGTACGTGGGCTGGGAGGGGGTTGGCCTGTGCTCGTACCTGCTGATCGGCTTCTGGTTTGAGCGGAAGTCGGCGGCGGATGCCGGCAAAAAAGCCTTCATCGTCAACCGGGTGGGCGACGTGGGGTTTGCCCTGGGCATCATGCTCATCTTCGCCACGTTCGGCTCCCTGCAGTTCAGCGAGGTGTTCCGGCGAGCGCCGGGCGTGCTGGGGCCGGCAGTCGTGACGGCCATCACCCTCCTGCTGTTCATGGGCGCCACGGGCAAGTCGGCGCAGATCCCGCTCTACATCTGGTTGCCGGACGCCATGGAAGGCCCGACGCCGGTCTCGGCCCTCATCCATGCGGCGACCATGGTGACCGCCGGCGTGTATATGGTGGCGCGCAATCATGTGCTGTTCGACATGGCGCCGGCCACCATGGCAGTGGTGGCCTCCATCGGCGCGGCGACGGCCTTCTTCGCCGCCACCATGGCGCTGGTGGACAAGGACCTGAAGCGCATCCTGGCCTATTCCACCATCAGCCAGTTGGGCTACATGTTCCTGGCGGTGGGGGTCGGGGCATATAGCGCCGGCATGTTCCACTTGACGACCCATGCCTTCTTCAAAGCGCTCTTGTTCCTGGCCGCCGGCAGTGTGATGCATGCCCTGGCCGGCGAGATCAACATCATGAAGCTGGGCGGTCTGCGGGAGAAGCTCCCCACGACGTATGCGGTGTTCGCGGTGGGCGCGGCGGCGCTGGCCGGCGTCCCCCTGTTCTCCGGCTTCTTCAGCAAGGACGAGATCCTGTGGCGCGCCTTCCTGCGCTCGCCGGTGCTGTGGCTGGTGGGCCTGGTGACCGCTCTGCTGACCGCCGTGTACATTTTCCGGGCACTGTTCGTGACCTTCTGGGGGAAAACCCGGGCGGAGAAGAAGCTGTGGGAGCATGCCCATGAGGCGCCGGCGGTGATGTCCGTCCCCATGCTCATCCTGGCGGTGCTGGCGGTGGTCGGCGGCTATATCGGCCTGCCGCGGCTCTCACTGGTGGAGGGCTATTTGGAACCGGTACTGCCGGCCGAGCACATCGCCGAAGCCGGCGCGTTGGAATGGGTGCTGTTGGCCGTGTCGGCGGTAGTGGCGTTGGGCGGCATTGCCCTGGCCTATTACCTCTACGTGGTGCGGCCGGAGGTGCCGGCCCGGCTGAGCCGGCAGTACGCCCCGCTGTACACCCTGTTGAGCCGCAAGTACTACGTGGATGAGTTCTATATGACGGCAGTGGTGGAGCCACTGCGGCGGGTGGGACGCTTCATCGCCGAGCTGTTCGATCCGCAGGTGATCGATGGGGCGGTCAACGGGCTGGCGCGGCTGGCCGGCGTGTGCGGAGAGGGACTGGGCACGCTCCAGACCGGCCGGGTGCGTTCGTACGCCCTGAGCATCCTGGTGGGCGTGGTCATCATCCTGGGATATTTCCTGCTGCGGTAA
- a CDS encoding NADH-quinone oxidoreductase subunit M, which produces MNSAGFPLLSLIVFLPLAGALLVLVWDKRAHASIRAVSLGITLAVLALTLAAVALFRPAEAGMQLVEHLPWIPALGISYRLGVDGFSLFLLPLTALLFVIAVLASWKPVGSDEASRSAVQGYFFWLLLLETGVLGIFLALDLVLFYVFWEAMLIPMYFLIGRWGGERRAYATMKFFIYTMAGSALMLVAILTLGYFAYQGTGAWTFDWQALREMALPWPAPLWLFAMFGLAFAVKVPVFPFHTWLPDAYGEAPTPVTVLLAGVLSKMGIYGFVRFGLQLFPEGLRTAAPWLAVLAIIGILYASLSALMQKDAKRVVAYSSVAHLSLVVLGVVVANAQSLAGVVMQMVSHGIYVAALFLIVGMLEERRGTRLIAEFGGLWKPAPLLGVCFLIAMLGAVGLPGLNGFVGEFLLLVGLFQSVRAYAVLGALGMILGAWYMLWTFQRIMQGPAEGRNAAVPDMRGMDLLVMVPLLVLIIILGVFPNLILGPAGATINALVGQAAAVAWLP; this is translated from the coding sequence ATGAATTCTGCGGGTTTTCCCTTATTGAGCCTGATCGTGTTCCTGCCGCTGGCCGGCGCACTGCTGGTGCTGGTGTGGGATAAGCGGGCGCATGCGAGCATCCGAGCGGTATCCTTGGGGATTACGCTGGCAGTGCTGGCGCTGACGCTGGCGGCCGTGGCGCTGTTCCGGCCGGCGGAGGCCGGCATGCAGTTGGTAGAGCACCTCCCCTGGATACCGGCGCTGGGCATTTCTTACCGCTTGGGGGTGGATGGCTTCTCGCTGTTCCTGCTTCCCCTCACAGCACTGCTCTTTGTCATCGCCGTGCTGGCATCGTGGAAGCCGGTGGGGAGCGATGAGGCGAGCCGCTCCGCCGTGCAGGGCTATTTCTTCTGGCTGTTACTGCTGGAGACCGGGGTGCTGGGCATCTTCCTGGCGCTGGACCTGGTGCTCTTCTACGTGTTCTGGGAGGCCATGCTGATCCCCATGTATTTCCTCATCGGCAGATGGGGTGGGGAGCGGCGGGCCTACGCCACGATGAAGTTCTTCATCTACACTATGGCCGGCAGTGCCCTGATGCTGGTCGCCATCCTAACCCTGGGCTACTTCGCCTATCAAGGCACAGGGGCCTGGACCTTTGACTGGCAGGCCCTGCGCGAGATGGCGCTGCCCTGGCCGGCGCCGCTCTGGCTGTTCGCCATGTTCGGGCTGGCCTTTGCAGTGAAGGTGCCGGTATTCCCCTTCCACACCTGGCTGCCGGATGCCTACGGTGAAGCGCCGACGCCGGTGACGGTTCTGCTGGCCGGCGTGCTCTCCAAGATGGGCATTTACGGCTTCGTGCGCTTTGGCCTCCAGCTCTTCCCGGAGGGACTGCGCACGGCCGCGCCCTGGCTGGCCGTCCTGGCCATCATCGGCATCCTCTACGCCTCCCTGTCGGCGCTGATGCAGAAGGATGCGAAGCGGGTGGTCGCATACTCCAGCGTGGCCCATTTATCGCTGGTGGTGCTGGGCGTGGTGGTGGCGAACGCGCAGTCGCTGGCCGGCGTGGTCATGCAGATGGTCAGCCACGGCATTTACGTGGCGGCGCTGTTCCTGATCGTGGGGATGCTGGAGGAGCGCCGCGGCACCCGGTTGATCGCCGAGTTCGGCGGCCTGTGGAAGCCGGCGCCGCTTCTGGGCGTATGCTTCCTGATCGCCATGCTGGGCGCGGTGGGGCTTCCCGGCCTCAACGGCTTCGTGGGCGAGTTCCTGCTCCTCGTCGGCCTGTTCCAGTCGGTGCGCGCCTATGCCGTGTTGGGTGCGCTGGGCATGATCCTGGGCGCCTGGTATATGCTGTGGACCTTTCAGCGCATCATGCAGGGGCCGGCGGAGGGACGCAACGCCGCTGTGCCGGATATGCGCGGCATGGACCTGCTGGTCATGGTGCCCCTGCTGGTGCTCATTATTATCCTGGGAGTATTCCCGAACCTGATCCTGGGGCCGGCCGGCGCGACCATCAATGCCCTGGTGGGGCAGGCGGCCGCTGTGGCCTGGCTCCCTTGA
- a CDS encoding NADH-quinone oxidoreductase subunit N produces the protein MNIADVQVVSILPQTIMLAAALAVFLADLVWKDRKGIGLLALAGALAAFAAAAGMLAGPGAPTFQHMATADRFALVISLVVSAAAVLALLISLDYVVRVELPAGEYYGLLLLAASGMMFLGAATHLMTLFLSLEILSIALYALAGIRTTDIRSGEAAMKYFLLGAFASAFLLYGMALLYGATGSTSLAGIAAAVPQKSADPMLIGGLALMLVGFAFKVAAVPFHMWTPDVYQGAPSSVTAFMSVGAKAAGFAALVRVLVTVFPALYAWWVWPMGILAVLTMTWGNLAALAQGNVKRMLAYSSIAHAGYILVGVAAGEAGVSGVLFYLMAYALMNIGAFAVLIALERAEADAAGVELARMSGLFHRQPWLAAAMTVFMFSLAGVPPLAGFFGKLYVFSAAVRSGLMVLAIIGVINSVISAYYYLRVVARMALAVPAEEVEPARCLGLSIGTGIAALGTVLLGLYPTWLFNLVQGTLAVLFGG, from the coding sequence ATGAACATCGCGGATGTACAGGTGGTGAGCATTCTGCCCCAGACGATCATGCTGGCGGCCGCGCTGGCCGTCTTCCTGGCGGACCTGGTATGGAAGGACCGGAAGGGCATCGGACTGCTGGCGCTGGCCGGCGCCTTGGCCGCCTTTGCCGCCGCGGCCGGCATGCTGGCCGGCCCGGGCGCGCCGACCTTCCAGCATATGGCCACAGCCGACCGTTTTGCCCTGGTGATCAGCCTGGTGGTGAGCGCGGCGGCAGTGCTGGCCTTGCTCATCTCCCTGGACTATGTCGTGCGTGTGGAACTGCCGGCCGGCGAGTACTACGGTCTGCTCCTGCTGGCGGCCAGCGGGATGATGTTCCTGGGCGCGGCGACCCATCTGATGACCTTGTTCCTCTCGCTGGAAATCCTCTCCATCGCGCTCTATGCCCTGGCCGGCATCCGCACGACCGATATCCGCTCCGGCGAGGCGGCGATGAAGTACTTCCTGCTGGGGGCGTTCGCCTCGGCCTTCCTCCTGTACGGCATGGCCTTGCTGTACGGCGCGACGGGGAGCACATCCCTGGCCGGCATCGCCGCGGCGGTCCCGCAGAAGTCCGCCGACCCGATGCTGATCGGCGGCCTGGCGCTCATGCTGGTCGGCTTCGCCTTTAAGGTCGCGGCGGTGCCGTTCCATATGTGGACGCCCGACGTCTATCAGGGCGCGCCATCCTCGGTGACCGCCTTTATGTCGGTCGGGGCGAAGGCCGCCGGCTTCGCCGCGCTGGTGCGGGTGCTGGTGACGGTCTTCCCGGCCCTATATGCCTGGTGGGTCTGGCCGATGGGAATCCTGGCAGTGCTGACCATGACCTGGGGCAACCTGGCGGCGCTGGCGCAGGGGAATGTGAAGCGCATGCTGGCCTATTCCAGCATCGCCCATGCCGGCTATATCCTGGTGGGCGTGGCGGCCGGCGAGGCCGGCGTCAGCGGCGTGCTCTTTTACCTGATGGCCTATGCGCTGATGAACATCGGCGCCTTCGCGGTGCTGATCGCGCTGGAGCGCGCCGAGGCGGATGCCGCCGGCGTGGAGCTGGCGCGCATGAGCGGCCTGTTCCACCGCCAGCCGTGGCTGGCGGCCGCCATGACCGTGTTCATGTTTTCCCTGGCAGGGGTGCCGCCCCTGGCCGGCTTTTTCGGCAAGCTGTACGTCTTCAGCGCCGCGGTGCGGAGCGGCCTGATGGTGTTGGCCATCATCGGCGTCATCAACAGCGTCATCTCGGCCTATTACTACCTGCGGGTGGTGGCGCGTATGGCGCTGGCCGTGCCGGCGGAAGAGGTGGAGCCGGCGCGCTGTCTGGGCCTGTCCATCGGCACGGGCATCGCCGCCCTGGGCACCGTCCTGTTGGGATTATATCCCACCTGGCTGTTCAACCTGGTGCAGGGCACGCTGGCTGTGCTGTTCGGCGGGTAA
- a CDS encoding NADH-quinone oxidoreductase subunit J, with amino-acid sequence MTATPLETVLFIIFGAVAIAGALSVILARQVVYSALGMLVNFVALAAMYIMLSAEFLGIAQLIVYAGAIVVLFLFALMLVGGRRPAEQGRLSPGFAAAGGALALIFLAEVAYLVARMTEVAGARGTVTPETIAQTGHIQLLGATLLLEYILPFELASVLLLVGIVGAVVLARARRRSQEE; translated from the coding sequence ATGACCGCAACCCCCTTGGAAACCGTGTTGTTCATCATCTTCGGTGCCGTTGCCATTGCCGGCGCGCTCAGCGTCATCCTGGCGCGGCAGGTGGTCTACAGCGCCCTGGGCATGTTGGTGAACTTCGTGGCGCTGGCGGCCATGTACATCATGCTGAGCGCGGAGTTCCTAGGCATTGCCCAGTTGATCGTCTATGCCGGCGCCATTGTGGTGCTCTTCCTGTTCGCGCTGATGCTGGTGGGGGGCCGACGGCCGGCGGAGCAGGGGCGGCTGTCCCCCGGCTTTGCGGCGGCCGGCGGAGCGCTGGCCCTGATCTTCCTGGCCGAGGTCGCCTACCTGGTGGCGCGCATGACAGAGGTTGCCGGCGCCCGCGGCACGGTGACACCCGAGACCATCGCCCAGACCGGCCATATCCAGCTCCTGGGCGCCACACTCCTGTTGGAATACATACTGCCCTTCGAGCTGGCTTCCGTGCTCCTGCTGGTGGGCATAGTGGGCGCGGTAGTGCTGGCGCGGGCACGCCGGCGGTCCCAGGAAGAATAG